In Candidatus Binatia bacterium, the genomic window GGGCCCAAGATCCTCGACCAGTTCCGCAAAGCGAACTAAGCTCGCGCATGCGCTTTCTCTACGGCGCGGGAGCGGCTCTCGCCGCGGTATGCATGGTGATGATCGCGGCGCTCACCCTGATCGGGGTGATAGGGCGGATTGTCGGCGTCGTCGTTCCCGATGCCGGCGAACTTGCCGGTTATGCCATGGCCGCCTGCTTTTTTCTGGCGCTGGCGCATACCTTTCACAGCGGCGGCCACATCCGCGTCAACCTGCTTCTCACGCACGTGAGCCCGCGCCTGCGCCGCGCTCTCGAGCACTGGTGCCTCGCGTTCCTCACGGTGATCGGCGGACTGTTCACCGTTTTCTCGATCAAGCTCGTAATGGACTCCTACGCGTTCGGCGACGTTTCGACCGGCATGATGACGGTACCGCTATGGATTCCACAGGTCTCGATGGCGCTCGGTGCGCTCCTGCTCGAGATTGCCGTAATCGAGGAGTTCGTCCATGTGCTGCGCGGGCATGAGCCCCGTTACGCGCGCAACGAAGACGCTGCCGCGGGCTATACCGAATAAGGCCTAGCCATGGACCCTCTGCTCTACAGCCCTATCCTGGCGGCCGCGCTGCTGCTCCTTCTCGCCTCCGGCCTGTGGGTTGCGGTTTCCCTGGTGGGGGTCGCGCTCCTGGGCATGCTGCTCTTCGCCGACGCACCGATCGCTCTCGTCATGCCATCGTCGATGTGGAGCTCGGTCAGCAGCTGGACCCTGACCGCGCTACCGCTCTT contains:
- a CDS encoding TRAP transporter small permease, coding for MRFLYGAGAALAAVCMVMIAALTLIGVIGRIVGVVVPDAGELAGYAMAACFFLALAHTFHSGGHIRVNLLLTHVSPRLRRALEHWCLAFLTVIGGLFTVFSIKLVMDSYAFGDVSTGMMTVPLWIPQVSMALGALLLEIAVIEEFVHVLRGHEPRYARNEDAAAGYTE